aatgaaccacattttctgtatcctttcttatattgtggggcatctgggttgtttctaatatctgactatcacaaataaggctttcatgaacatagtggagcatgtgtccctgtgcCTTGGtctggcatcttttgggtatatgtacaAGATTGGTATAGCTGCatcttcaagtagatctatttccaattttctgaggaaagccCAGATTGATTTACAGAATGGTTGGACCAGTTTGCATTCCCAGCAGCAATTGAAGCGTGTTCCTCTCCAACATtgctgtcaccagagtttttAAACTTACCCACTCTGattgtgtaaggtggaatctcagggtcactttgatttgcgattccctgatcactaagaatttgaacacttctttaagtgtttctcagtcattcgagTTTCCTCTGTTATGAATTCTCGGTTTActtctatacctcatttttgattgggttgttcagTTTTTCTGGtagttaacttcttgagttcttttatattttggatattagccatctattggatgtggtattagagaagtttttttccccaatttgtaggttgttgttttgtcctattgactatgtcctttgacttacagaagctttccagtttcaagtggtcccatttatcaattcttgatcttagagcctgagcgtTTGGAGATCTCtgtaggaaattttctcctgtgccaatgagttcaaggctttctcactttcttttctattagatacaGTGTGTTTGATTTTATATGGAGGTGCTTAATCTACCTGGACTTGAGGTTTGTGCATGGTgacaaatatgtatctattttcctttttccacatacagactgccagttactCCAGGATCATTTATTGaagttgctttcatttttctccttgtacatttttgggttctttgttaaagattaggtgtccataagtgtgtggttccatttctgggtcttcaattctattccattgatcaatatgtatggctctgtaccaataccatgcagtttttatcactattgctctgtagtgtatcttgaggtcagggatgatgattcccccagaagttcttttatttttaaaaactattttcactattcttagggtttttttttcttttccaaatgaatttgagaatttcccTGTCCATttgtttgaagaattgtgttgggattttgatggggattgaattgaatctacagaatgcctttggtaggatagccatttttaaaaagttaattcttccaatccataagcatgggagatttctccattttctgagatcttcttcaatttctttcttgagagacttgaagctattgtcatacagatctttcacttgtttggtcacttactccaagatattttatattatttgtggctcttgtgaagggtgttgattccctaatttctttctcagcttgtttatcatcGACATAAAGGTAGGCTAATGATTTATTTCGGTTAATTTCTTATCCAGTCACTTTAATtaagtttatcagctgtagaagttctctggtattATTTTGGGGGTCACTCATGTATACTGCCACACtctgcaaagagtgatacctTTAATATGTCTTTGCCAATTTTGTATCCTCTTTATCCATTTTggctgtcttattgttctagctagaactttgagtactatattgaatgcatacatattcagagtatgtgcatccttgtcttgttcctgattttagtggaattgctttcaagtatctctccatttaatatgATATTGGTTGTtgatttgcagtaaattgcttctattattttttggaatgggtcttgaattcctgatctgtctaataattttaacatgaaggtgtgttgtattttgtcaaattctttttgGGTATCTAAAGAgcttatcatgtgatttttttctttgagtttgtttaaatagtagtatacattaatggattttcacatattgaaccaaccttgcatcccagggctgaagcctacttgatcatggtgaatgatggttttgatgtgttcttggattgagtttactagaattttattgagtaattttgcacaGATATTCAGAAGCAAATTGGACTGAAGTTCCATTTGTtaagtgtgtctttgtgtggtgtatgtattaGAGTAATTAGCTTCCTAGAATGAATTCTATAGTGTTCATTCTATtccattttatggaatagtttgaggaatattgttattagttcttctttgaatgtcttgtAGACTTCTGGGCTAAAGCCATCTGAACTTTGgattttattggttgggagattttaactacttcttctttctccttaggGTATGTGGGTCTGTTTAGTGGTTTACTTacccttgatttaactttgaaatgtggtatctgtctagaaaactatacatttcatctagattttccagttttgttgagtatgggcATCTGTAGTAGGACTTGATgactttttgaatttcctcagtttctgttgttatgtttaacttttcatttctgaatttcttAATTAGAATTCAGTCTCTGTGCCCTTTGTTAGACTTGCTAGGGGGTTACCTATCTTGTCTATTCTCTCAAACAACcagctttttttaatattttttattacatattttcctcaattacatttccaatgctatcccaaaagtccccccatcaagttccttgatccacttagttttgaccttagtacaaggagataagaatggattgattcacattcttctaaatgataacaaccagttgtggcagcaccatttgttgaaattctgtctctcttccactggatggttttagctcccttgtcgaagatcaagtgaccataggtatgtgggttcatttctgggtcttcaattctattccattggtctacttgtctgtcagtataccagtaccatgcagtttttatcacaattgctctgtagtaaagctttaggtcaggcatggtgattccaccagaggttcttttatccttgagaagaggttttactatcctaggttttttgttattccagatgaatttgaagattgctctttctaattcgttgaagaattgagttgaaattttgatggggattgcattgaatctgtagattgcttttggcaagatagccatttttacaatgttgatcctgccaatccatgagcatgggagatctttccatattctgagatcttctttaatttctttcttcagagacttgaagtttttactatacaggtcttttactgccttagttaaagtcacgccaagatattttatattatttgtgactattgagaagggtgttgtttctctaatttctttctcagcctgtttattctttttgtacagaaaggccattgacttgtttgagttaattttatatccagctacttcaccgaagctgtttatcaggtttagaagttctctggtggaatttttagggtcacttatatatactatcatatcatctgcaaaaagtgatattttgacttcatcttttccaatttgtatccttttgatctccttttgttgtctaattgctctggctaggacttcaagtacaatgatgaataggtatggagagagtggacagctttgtctagtccctgattttagtaggattgcttcaggtttctcaccatttactttgatgttggctactgacttgctgtagattgcttttatcatggttaggtatgggcctcggattcctgatctttccaagacttctatcatgaatggatgttggatcttgtcgaatgctttttacGCATCTACccagattatcatgtggtttttgtctttgagtttgtttatataatagattacgttgatggatttccatatattaaaaacatccctgcatccctggaataaaacctacttggtcaggatggatgattgctttaatgcgttcttgaatttggttagcgagaattttattgaggatttttgcatcaatattcataagggaaatgggtctgaagttctctatgtttgttggatcattctgtggtttaggtatcagagtaaatgtggcttcatagaatgagttgtgtagagttccttcttcttctattttgtggaatagtttgtgcagaactggaattagatcttctttgaaggtctagtagaactctgcactaaacccatctgctcctgggctttttttggctgggagactatcaatgactgcttctatttctttagggaataagggactgtttagatcgttaacttgatcctgatttaactttggtagctggtatctgtctcgtaatttgtccattttgtccaggttttccagttttgttgagtatagccttttgtagaaggatcaatggtgttttggatgtctcctttttcatttttgattttcttaattaggatgttgtccctgtgccctctagtgagtctagctaagggtttatctgtcttcttgattttctcaaagaaccaactcctcgtttggttaattctttgaatagttcttcttatttccacttgcttgatttcacccctgagtttgattatttcctgccgtctactcctcttgggtgaattttcttccttttttttctagagcttttagatgtgttgtcaagctgctagtatgtgctctctcccgtttcttcttggaggcactcagagctatgagattccctcttagaaatgctttcattgtttcccataggttttggtatgttgtggcttcattttcattaaactctaaaaagtctttaatatatttctttattccttccttggccaaggtatcattgagaagagtgttattcagtttccccATTGATGTTGGCTTTTTTTTAGAAGAACTCCTGGGATGTGATTAGTCATTTGTGTCAGTGACTGTGTTTTGAGCACAATGCCTGGGATTACTTCAGGCTGTGTTTTTTCAGGGGTGGGTTGCAGATGAGCTGGTTATCGGTTGTTTTGTGTGCAGTTGAACTTCTGAGATGTCTTTAGGCTATGGTGTTTTCAGTAGAGCAGAGAAGCTGGTGGGAGTTCCCTGCATGCACAGGAACTCTTGGGATGCCTTCAGGCTGTGTTTTTACATGGAAGGGGCAGACTAGTTGGTGGTCTGCCTTAGCAGAATTTGCCTGCCAGAAGGGCAGGAGCTAGAATATTTAAACATAGGGGGAGAACATCCAATTGTCAGCCCATCTGAACTAACAGTCTCTTATTAACACTGCTGTTTAATGCATATTTAttgcaatactgaaaatacttgTAAGATTGAGAAACAGAGGCAGTTGTTCAGAAAGAATGAGGTTCCTGATGGATTCCTGCTCCAAAATGTCCACAACAAATGCTGGCTGGCATGATGGGTAAATGGGGGTTATCTGGAGCTTTTCTCTTGTGTTTCCTTTTACCAGGTTCTCCAGTACAGGAACATACTCCAATAAGTTCAGAACACACATATGGCAGAAGGTCCCTCCTTGCATCCAAAACTTCAAGTGGCTTCAAATATACCCATAGAAATCAGATCCCAAATACCTCAAGAACCGGCAAGGAACTTAGCTTTTCAAATGAGTCAGAGTCCCCTAGTGACCCCAGGAAGTACAATGCAATCAAGTCTTTCAGTCCCTGAAAGGAACCTACTTCAGCAAGAGTCTGAAGGATCATCAAGACAATCAGGTATCCAAATGAAACCAGGTGCTGTAAGGGGCCATATTTACCAACTCTGAGAAGACTCTCAGGGCATCCAAGTCAACAGATACTTAAAAGACCCTCAGTGAATTCTTGTTTGCATGTTCCCATAGGTTCTATGCCACTGTCAGATAAATATGTTAACAAACAAACTGGCCCAATGGCTTCAAGAAAGTTTCGAAAAGAACGCACTGTGTACACCAAAGAACAGCAGCGCCTGCTGCAAAAACATTTTGATGAGTGCCAGTACCCAAACGAGAAGAAAATTATGGAGCTGGCAGTATCAGTTGGTGTTACAAAGATGGAGATCAAGGTtagcttttctctttttcctcaatCCAACAGCAGCAATGTCCCCTTTCTCATTAGGCACTTGTATTGTGTGCTTCTGAAAGGCTTAGGGGAGGGTGGACAGATATAGGTGGTGTATATTGATGCATCCATTCTCCAGTAACCGAGTACCAGTATCAAAGAACATTATTCCCATGTAGGGTCTCAGTGACCtagatatcagatatcctactaAAACACAGGGCATACTAGCTCAATCtccccagtttgtttgtttgtttgtttgtttgtttgttttttgagaggggGGATGTCAGTTCATACACAGTCTACCTTATTACAACCTCCTAGGGATCTTGAGTCTCATGCTTTCTCCTGGTGACTTGTGAAGTATTGTTATAGAAAATCTGATTCAAAAGTTTCACCTTGTGGTCCAGTTGGGGGCAAAGAGGTACTCTTttgatgtttgctttgtttttcagataTGGTTCAAGAACAACCGAGCTAAGTACAGGCGGATGAACCTCCAGAATATTAAACAAGCACTGCCAGAGTCAAATGG
This Mus musculus strain C57BL/6J chromosome 7, GRCm38.p6 C57BL/6J DNA region includes the following protein-coding sequences:
- the Obox5 gene encoding oocyte specific homeobox 5 — its product is MAEGPSLHPKLQVASNIPIEIRSQIPQEPARNLAFQMSQSPLVTPGSTMQSSLSVPERNLLQQESEGSSRQSGSMPLSDKYVNKQTGPMASRKFRKERTVYTKEQQRLLQKHFDECQYPNEKKIMELAVSVGVTKMEIKIWFKNNRAKYRRMNLQNIKQALPESNGISKAVSESTHFPGSIPVVASDNGESMCSGTFGEDSMPKFNCSQESSLYCFQACDGDMCCPQEYLLDGHAPVTAWNSGQSAAVEYQTDIAVAEAPVRLAYAAQAPEDAHNSGPSADELWQRILEDF